The Gopherus evgoodei ecotype Sinaloan lineage unplaced genomic scaffold, rGopEvg1_v1.p scaffold_48_arrow_ctg1, whole genome shotgun sequence DNA window gggatggggttggggccaggtgacCCCTTGGggaactggacaaaggctgggggaggagccggagGCTTTGGCGGTTTCAgtttagagctggctggggaagcagAGGGAGCCCCAAAGCCGAAGGATCAGCTCCCTACCTCTCTGGGGAcccgattgaggggtcctggttgtacctacaagccctgcttgggactgtgttcctgtcggctaataaaccttccgttttactggctggccgagagtcccAGGGAATCGCAGGAATTGGGGATGCagggccctgcctcccccacactccctgacaATGTGACCCCAGGCCGGGCCCTACTTTCACATGGGATCTCCTCCCTCCTGGCTCCTTTGCTCATAGGAAACGCCAGCAATCAGCCTAGGGCATGCAGGCTGCTTCCTGCCAGAGCCCGATACAGGGGCAGCTGGCCCCGGTCTGGCAAAGGGAGCCGGGCCAGGCCCCAGGGCCCACGTCAGCAGGTCTGTCCTCACGCCCAATGCCACAGGACAGGGCCTGACCCAACAGCACCTGCAGGCACCGAACCCAGCCCAGTGGATGAGGGCAGAGGGCTCGGCCCTGTGGTGGGCTGATTTTAAtccctctttgttctcccagcTCTGGCAGAGGCCCCCCCCTCAGCCGGGCTGAgcagagctctccctccccccccccccccggtgctcTCCTGGCCTGGTGTCCCCACagacccactcctgccctgctggAGCCATACACGCCagggccagccctgcaccccaggtGAACTCGGGGCCTGCTAGTGCCTGCTCCTCCGCACCGTCTTGGCCACTCCCACCCCATCTggcagcttccccctccctcggGTCCAGGGCCAGGCTGCTCCAGATCTTCCTGGTACAGAGCCCCATTGTCCTGCTGGCACCAAGTGCTGCCAGGCTGTGAACCCTGCGCCCAGCATCCCCCAGCTCTACCAGTCACCAGATGGGCTGcaggcccctcccctccccccactccactccttctgGGCCATACGCAGCTCGGACTGACCAGCCCGCAGCTTGggggctgctctgctctgctggtgccccctggccagagccagtgTCCAGGTCCTGggttcctggaggagggaaggaaagaggcTCCCATCCCCCACCAGCAATCAGCCCCCGGGGGAGGGGAACAATTCCTGACAATGGAACAGCTGttcccagtcccaccccatcTGGCCTGgagaaggggggggtggggatgagaaGGGTTAAACCAGGATTTCCCACACGCTTACAGCCAATGGGCTCAAGGCAAAAtgaccccctccaccccccaatgcAGCCCCTTATGCCCCTCAGCTCCCCGCAGGCCCTGCTCTCCAAGCTGGGTGCAGCCTAGGCAGAGCTCACGGGCAGAGCAAATGGGGccatggctgcaggggaagggctgggcatTGCACCCGGGTTTACAGGGGATACGTGGGgcaggctccagccctgggttTTATGGCATCTGCCTGAGAGCTGGGCCATGGGCTCATCGGACCCTCGCGGTACCAGCTCCCACAGCCAGGGCAAAGTTAGCAGGAGAGCAAAGCACCCGACTCCCAGAGGGGACCCTGGACGGGAGCAGACTGGGAACCCAGGAGCAGGTGCGGCTGGAACATGTCAACACCCCCAAACTCCACAGGGCACCGGGGGGCATGATCCCCAGTGGGCAGAGCGTGTTGCCTCCCTCAGTTTTGGGGccagcccctcttccccctcctgagCAGAGGATGTGAATGTGGAAGCGGCTGGGGAAGTCTGAGCCATGCCGCCAGCCACAGGCCACCCACGGTTCCACTTCCTGCTGTGAagagcccagcccagagcacctgcaGCCTTGCCCAGCCAGGCATTCACGGGAAAGCCAGCTGCCAGGTCACCTCTTCCTGCTAGCCCCCGCAGGCTCCTGCCCCACGTGCCAGCTTGAGAGCTGGATGGGCTCCCCTGACCTGACAGGGTATCTGTGGATTCCCCACAGCTTTTCCCTGCTGCAGGTTTGCACCCATTTCCCCCCAAGCCGGCACCTGGCCTGAGTGCCAGGGTCCAGCTCCTCACGGGCTGGGCAGCACCAGGCCCCATGTGCATTTGCAGGGTGCTTTGCCTCACCCCATCTGGCGCCCAGCCAGGAGGGGCCCCGCTGTCACAGCTCGCTGCAGCTGCTCCCCAGCATCCAGAGCTGAGCCTTGCTCGACTCCCTTCCAAACAGCTCTAAGGGCCGGTTCCCCCAGCGCCATGGTGCTGCCTTAGGGATCCCATGCTGGGGGCCAGTTTCCTCAGAGCCCGGGCACGAGGGAGTAGCCTGGCCTCGCCTGCTGGCCCCATCACACCCTAGGCAGCTGCGTTAACAGTCGCCTTCTCCAAGGCCTGTTCTATGCTGCACTGGGGCGAACCCCTAGTGCAGACGCTGCTCCAGCGCAGTGTGACAAGGCTGCGCCAGTGCACGGCTCACCAGCACCAGGCACGTGCAGCGCCCGCGGTGCGAGAAGAGCCCCGGGCGAGAGCAGCGATCTCCCTTCTCCTGGGAGGGAAACGCAGCTGGAGCTCTCCAGGCCGCCCGCACCAGCCGCTCTCTCCTTTCATGGAAGGGTTGAAGCAAAGGAGAAAGTCTCTATTTTTATAGCTGAAGATTCCTGACTCGCAGCACTTCCTGCTGCGGGTTCCCCAGGCCAGCTGGACGGGCCGGGGCGAGAGTGCTTTAGGGTTTTGGCCACtgaaggagaaattaaagagcagcagcagcaaggtgcATTTCAGGGCTTGGGggctaggccccaatcctgcacttCCTTGGGCAGCCCCGTCCACCCGCACAGAGCAGAGCGGAAGCATTTGGCCGCGCTGGGTGCAGgacagcagagaatcaggcccaatattcaGAAGCGCAAGACGCAGTTGCTCTTCCCCAGAGATCTGCTCAGCTTGGCAGAAGCCCTGGCGCATGCAGCCCGGCACGCTGGAGAGACCCCAGCGGAGACAGCCAAGTTCAGCCTCTCTCCACGAGGGCCCCACCGGAGTTCAGCAGAATGCCAGCAAATCTTCATCCCAGAGGAAGGCAGAGGTGGGAGCCCAGAACAGCTGGGACGGGGAGGCACCTGCCGACTGCAGACCAGCCCCCCAGCTAGTGCCATTGCAGCGTCAAACACGCCCCTGGGGCAGCCCAGAGTGGGCAGCCTGGGCCAGGCCTTCTGCACAAGCACTGGTGCCCAGTGTGCTGCTACACTAGGAATTTGCTCCATTGTGGCCCAGCCCCACAGACCGGAGACACCCACACTTCACACAGCCACACACGGGCACCTGGCCCAGACCCCACTGGAGTCACTTGGTGGAATGAAACCACCACTCTCAGGGGAGAGCGGGAAACAGTGGAGCGCGCGGCCAGCTCAGCCGGGCCAGGAGAGCCCAGTGCAGGGGCGCAACCCTCAGGCCAGGCCCAAGGCCTGGAGATGGCTCCTGGGGCTGGCAGAGCCCCAAGTGGAGACCCCTTGCACGGCCCTGATGACTTTCCAGACACCACTGAGGCTGGGGAAGGCCCCTTGAAGGGTCCCGCATGTGCCCTGGTTGCTTTGGAAAgtcgcccccagcccttcccaagTTCTGTAGCCAGGGCAGCAAAGGGACCCACAGCGCAGCTGGGGCCACCAGCCGCTCTGTGGAGCCCCAAGAGAGGGAGGGAGCCCCGAGTTCCTTGTTCTCCTCCCCCATGCCCCAGACCCAGGGCAGCTGGGGAGTCCTGGCTAATCATGCCCTGGACCCAGGGCAGCCGGGGAGTCCCGGCTAATCACGCCCCGGACCTGGGGCAGCCGGGGTCACCAGCTGCTCTGCAGAGCCCCAAGAGAGGGAGGGAGCCCCAAGTTCCTTGTTCTCCTCCCCCACGCCCCAGACCCAGGGCAGCCGGGGTGTCCCGGCACTGGCCCAGCCCAACCTGTGGCAAGgggccccagcagccagccatgCCAGGAAGCCTGGCCGGGGCTGCTGAGCCAGCCCTGCGGAGTGGGGCTGACTCCGGAACGTACCCAGCTGTGCCCCACCATGGACCCCCGAAAGCAAAGGCTGCACCCCAGGCGCCAGGGAACCATTTGCCTCTAGCTCAGACACAGCCCTTCAAACCTCACAGCCAGAGCCACTGAGTCAGCACAGAGCTCCCCCTCCTCACCCCGGGAGCTGTGCACCTCTGTGAGCCGCCCGCTGCTGTCACAgcagagaccccacccccacatcgTTAACAACCTCATACCAGGGTCACCCCAGCATCTAGCCTGGCTCTCAGGGAAGGAGGGCCCCTGGCAGCACGGGGAGCTCCCCTACCGGCCCAGGGCTCTGGAAGGGgcgtggggtctagtggttagagcagggggggctgggagccgggactcctgggttctccccagctctaggagggaccgggggctggtggttagagcggggaggtgggggctgggcacccggactcctggattctctcgctggctcagggagggggagagtgggggCCAGTGGCTGTCCCATGGCCCTGCCCAGTGAACTTCACCCAGCACTAGGCAGGTGCCAAGTTCTGTCCCGAGCTCGGGGAGAAGAAATTCTGGGTGTCCCGGGACTGAGGATGGCGGAGCCGCGCCCGTCCCGTGCGCCCCGGCGCAGCTCACCCGGCCCCGGTACAGCTCCTCCAGGCGCCCGTCGATCCATTTCTCTGTGTCCAGCCGCCGCTGCAGCTCCCGCCGGTCGTACTTCACCGTCACCCGCGTCTGGCGCTTCTGGATCCCGGGGCTGCGGGCCGGCTCCGCCCGGGGACTCCCCGGAGAGCGCGCCGGGGACCCCCGTCCCAGCCGCCTGCCCACCCGGTTCGCAGCCATCCCTGCCCGGCGCCGCCACGGGAGCCCCTACCCCGCTCAGCCCGCGGCTTATGGGGTGGGCAGGGCCCGTGGGGCGGGGCTTGGGGCGGGCTAGGCACTGCCCTCGGGAAGCGCACGGCCCGGTGCGCGGGGAGCGCGCGCCCGCGATGGGGAAAGGCTGGCCGGGCCCCGCgcgtgggaggcgctgggggcaGCGAGGCACGGGgggaggcaggactggggggtagcggggcagggccgggggcactGGTCttggcagaggcagggctgggggcaccgtgctgggggaggcagggctggagcctggggggcactggggggcactgAGGCacgggaggaggcagggctggggggcagcggggcagggccggggcacTGGgcttgggggaggcagggctggggcctggggggcactggggatTGGGGGCGCATGGTAGGTGACTCAGTGTGAGGCCAGCACActgcctgggctggggtgcgcacATCAGGCCCCAGGCGCTGGGGGAGGGGTTttcccaggctcagcctgggcaCTGGGTGGGTGGCAGCCCCGCGGGCTGCTGGGCTGGTCTCGTGGGAGGCTGGCAGGGTTATCATTCAGGCTGggtcctggctctgctgtggcTCCCAGTCTCACTTGTGTCCTGGCagatggggaagggaggtgggggagacacaacccccagctggtgtcaatccaCGTTCACTGGGTGAGGACACTTTGCACCTGGGGAGGGGTTGGGCCAGGGTGACACAGCCAGTCTGGGGAAGCAAGGAATTGAAACCCGGCTACATGTGCCTCAGGCCAGCGTCCTAACCGCTAGACTGTGCTTCCTCTCTGCAGAGGTTGGTGTAAGATGCTTGCCCAGCGTTGCGGCAGAGCCCCCAGTCCTCCCAGAGAGCACTCAGGTGCCGTATGCCCGGGCGCGCCCCGAGAGAGGCAGGGCTGTGCCCacgggcaggcagggcaggggatctGATCTCAGTCCCCAGCGGCCCAGGTGAGCACCCCGACCACGGCCACTCAGGCTTCCCCTGGGCTGGGTGAGCTGCGCAGGAAAGGAGAAGTGACCTGGCCCCAAAAGTTCATTTGCATCAAGACGGTTCTGCTGCTTCCATCTCCGCGCCgttttctcctctcttcccctgacTCGGGAACTGGGAGCATCTCTGGGGACCTCTGCATGTGTTGGTTGTTCCACCCCCATCGCTAGCACCCATCTCCTCCGGAACAGCATGGGATCTGGGGCGCTCGCAAAGGCCCGAATTCAGTACCCAGCCTGTTGTGTTACCTGCAGTGCAAGGAATGGGCCAGAGACTCCAGGGGCGACGGGACCTTGGCACCGGGGCAGGGGTTCATGCAGGGGGAGAGACTGCTCGGTCCCATGGCAAAGGCACCGTTCCTTGTTAGAGCATCTGTTGGGCTTCGTTTTCACAGTGCCCCTGGTCCCTGCGGCTGCAGCAGTGTGTACAGAGTCAGAGGCCGCTGAAGATGGTCTCAACCATCCTTTCACTGTCATTAAAGTCCATCCTGTTCTCCTAAGACTAACCAAGCTAAGCCAGGCAAAGGCAGAGAAGAACAGAGATGTGAGAGAGAGGCCTGGGCGTCTGTCTCCACTGCCAACTCTCCTGTGCAACCTCAGTGCTGGAGAAACACGGGCCCAGGCTGTGATGTGACCAGCCGTGCCGAGACCTGGCAAACTCATACCAACATGAGCGGTTTAAAGCTGCCTCTCTGGGCACAGGCTCCCAGCAGCCCTGGCGAACGGACAGGCCTGGCCAGCTCCGACAGGATCTTAGGAACCAGAGAGGAAAAAATACACTGAGGAAGATAAACAAAACGATGggagagagtggcagctgcaaaGCCTCAGCCCTGGTCTCGTGGCCCAGGAGGCATTTAGAGAGTTAGCCGGAGCTGCCAGAGGGGACAATCTCAtctctggcctggcctggcctggatGTCTCAGGACTCGGACGGTGAAGGTGCCGTGGTGGATGGGATCCTGGGGGCCCAGCAGACAGATGACAAAGCTGCTTCTTTccgccctcccgccccccatATCCTCCTCCTGCAGTCTGTCAAGGGCCCCAGAGCGGGGATGGGCGGCATAGTCCGGCCTCATTACGTCGTCCACCAATTAAGCTGTTTCCAATACACCAGTTTTGGCCCATTGATTTTCCGTCCCGTTCTTTGTTTACCGAACACGATCTCCACGCTGGCCTTGGCTGGGAGCAGGAGACGTTTCGGTTTGGCCCAGCCCAGTCTGTGCGTCTGCCTTGTGCCCCTGCCCCATCAGCCTGTATTGTTATCGGCGACTCAGCCCCTCGGAAGCTCTCCCCACGTTCCAGCGGCACAGCCCCCGGTCAGGGCGGGCCCGGCCCAGGCCTTGGCCCGCAGTGGGGTCAAGGTCTCTTTGCGGGATCGGGCCCTGTGTGGCTGGCAGGTCCACGTGCCCAAACAGAAccccccctgctgccctctggtgggggagggaggtcacAGCATCAAGATGGGACAGCTGAGGCGAAATCCCACGCCCGATTGTGGGATGCTGGGGGGACTTTGGTTGCAATGGCAGGTGTCTGTCACCAGTAGGGGCACCACCCCggcccagctctgggtgggggagCCTGGCTGGACCAGTTGGGATGGGGGAACTGGGCTATGTGAGCTCTGGCTGgctccgggggtgggggtgggacacgGGGGCTGAGTCTCCTTGGGCAACGGGAAGACAAATGTCATTAACCACCATCCCGCAGGCTGGCAGCTTTAGCGCCTCTCCTGCCTAGACAGTCTCTCGTTTGCCTCCAGCTCGTTAGGCCCAGGCATAGCCCTCTGGCCCCAGCTCAGAGGTGGCCTGGGGCTGGGCCGGCTCTGGGCGCACTGGAGATGGACGGCTGGTGtggcaggtcccattggccagaGGCTGCAGAAATGTGGCTTGAGACTCACTACAGCCCTTAGCTGGAAGCGGCTCGAACCTCTAACATGCACATCTCCCGCCAGGGGTGAGGCCTGCCGTTCCCTGAGGAGCCCTGGCCAGTTCCTGCAGCCGGGCGCCATCTCCCCTAGGAGCGCTGCCCTGGGCAACACCCCGGGAGGCTAAACAGCCTGAATTAACGGGGCTCCACTGGGGCTCCGCTCAGGCCCGAGGGGAAAGACTTGTCCAGGTTTTGGTGCAGCCCTGGCAGCTCCGCATAAGGTCCCTCCTCGTGGCAGGGACAGCTTTCTGCAGGGCCTGCTCGGTGGCTGAGGCCAGGCTCTCCAGAAACACACCTAGTCACAGCTCGGGGGCACAGCCCCCCGGCTCTCCCCTGGCCGAGGGAGGCTGCCAGCCGGGGCGAACCAGCGCCGGGTTTGCACCCACAGGGAAAAGAACCTCCCAGACCAAAACACGGCCAAGAAACCCTCTTCCTGCACCAGAAAAAtcccccgtcccccactccaTCCTCTGCCCACGACTGGCCGCCGGGCGCGATCCATCAGCTCGGCCGGGCTGGTGCCATGCGGGGGCATGAGCCCCCCAGTTCATGCCAGGCTCCCTtcgggcaggggtgtgtgattCTGGGCGGAGTCAGGAGGGGTTACCAATGCGTCAGAGACTTTTTTAAAGCTGGGGGTGTTAGATCAATAACCTGGGGAGGAGGCCGAGCCCAAGTCTATCACTGACCCTCTTTGttccacagccctgctcctccttccTCACCCCGCAGCCCTGCCCGTCCTCCCTCACCCCTCGCACCCCCCTGGAGTCTGGGTCCCGGGAGTCTCCCCAAGCCCTGCACCTTGGCACCGGGTGCTGCGGGTGCCAGGCCGGGCAGTGCTTTGGGGAAAGGCTGGAGTTTGGGGGGTGGTTATGGAACTGGAGGGCGGGTCTCAGACCCCTAAGGTGGGGGGGCCATAGACCCATTTCCCCTCAGGATGTGctttggggaggggctggagttcGGGGGTTGGGTCCCAGACCCCCAGGGTGGGGGTCCCCCTGCAACCCGCAGCATGGGGGGCCAtagaccccatttcccctcaggatgtgctttggggaggggctggagtttgggggctgggtccCAGACCCCCAGGGTGGGGGTCCCCCTGTAGCCCCCAGAGCGGGGGGGCAtagaccccatttcccctcagaACGTGCTTTGCAGAGGGGCTGGAGTTCAGGGGGTGGGTCCCAgacccctggggtggggagccccctgcagcccccagcacaggggagcatagaccccatttcccctcaggacgtgctttggggaggggctgcagttcgGGGGCTGGTTGCAGAACggggggtgggtcccagaccCCCAGCATGGGGGGGCAtagaccccatttcccctcaggacgtgctttggggaggggctggagtttgggggctgggtccCAGACCCCCAGGGTGGGGGTCCCCCTGTATCCCCCAGAGCGGGGGGGCAtagaccccatttcccctcagaACGTGCTTTGCAGAGGGGCTGGAGTTCAGGGGGTGGGTCCCAgacccctggggtggggagccccctgcagcccccagcacaggggagcatagaccccatttcccctcaggacgtgctttggggaggggctgcagttcgGGGGCTGGTTGCAGAACggggggtgggtcccagaccCCCAGCACGGGGGGGCAtagaccccatttcccctcaggacgtgctttggggaggggctggagttcGGGGGCTGGTTGCAGAACggggggtgggtcccagaccCCCAGCACGGGGGGGCAtagaccccatttcccctcaggacgtgctttggggaggggctgcagttcaGGGACTGGTTGCAGAACggggggtgggtcccagaccCCCAGCACGGGGGGGCAtagaccccatttcccctcaggacgtgctttggggaggggctgcagttcaGGGGCTGGTTGCAGAACggggggtgggtcccagaccCCCAGCACGGGGGGGCAtagaccccatttcccctcaggacgtgctttggggaggggctgcagttcgGGGGCTGGTTGCAGAACggggggtgggtcccagaccCCCAGCACGGGGGGGCAtagaccccatttcccctcaggacgtgctttggggaggggctgcagttcgGGGACTGGTTGCAGAACggggggtgggtcccagaccCCCAGCACGGGGGGGCAtagaccccatttcccctcaggacgtgctttggggaggggctgcagttcgGGGGCTGGTTGCAGAACggggggtgggtcccagaccCCCAGCACGGGGGGGCAtagaccccatttcccctcaggaCGTGCTTTGTGGAGGGGCTGCAGTTCGGGGACTGGTTGCA harbors:
- the PPP1R14A gene encoding protein phosphatase 1 regulatory subunit 14A; translated protein: MAANRVGRRLGRGSPARSPGSPRAEPARSPGIQKRQTRVTVKYDRRELQRRLDTEKWIDGRLEELYRGREAEMPDEVNIDELLELDADEARAAQLQGILKSCHNNTQAFVQELLLKLRGLQKQQVLQRRPSPELQERA